The proteins below come from a single Neospora caninum Liverpool complete genome, chromosome IX genomic window:
- a CDS encoding srs domain-containing protein — MEGRIALSNKALATVGLVAAYVFVAVLCGLPRVNAAETSNVTCTRKSQMTTCVCSTASGVDEEASDSTDTATLSELSNGIAIQCPKATFDFVPAAETDVCVAATTAETLKSCKTNSKIPIKQFLNLKTDDNIPKWTETTVQSNEQHSIVFPEHIFPLVDKSFFVGCRQTSPDNGSAKQCVVNVSVKARTSAVKNGVLICAYGNESNESVPEVTLNSQNNSLTILCGSEGQMEPTKESLTAYHCAGSDTLDCKEVNLTEIMPTFTSSWWTTDSNNGNAPKLVIPEDGFPAQEETIVLGCNPDIAGTSKAPAGDQTAAAALPTCKVKMTLSPQTSGSLTTNASFHRLFVLVSIPLFFLGTY, encoded by the coding sequence ATGGAAGGTCGGATTGCCTTGTCAAACAAGGCTCTTGCGACAGTCGGACTGGTGGCTGCCTACGTTTTTGTCGCAGTTCTGTGCGGGTTACCGAGGGTTAATGCCGCGGAAACATCAAACGTTACTTGCACTCGAAAAAGTCAGATGACCACTTGTGTCTGCTCAACAGCGTCAGGCGTTGACGAAGAAGCCAGCGATTCGACAGACACCGCAACCCTGTCAGAGTTGAGCAATGGAATCGCTATCCAGTGCCCCAAAGCCACTTTTGACTTTGTGCCCGCTGCTGAAACGGACGTATGCGTTGCGGCCACCACTGCGGAGACCCTGAAGTCGTGTAAAACGAACTCGAAAATTCCCATTAAACAGTTCCTTAATCTGAAAACCGACGACAACATCCCCAAATGGACGGAAACGACGGTACAGTCTAATGAGCAGCACTCCATAGTATTTCCCGAACATATTTTCCCTCTAGTTGACAAAAGCTTCTTCGTCGGTTGCAGGCAAACAAGCCCAGACAACGGTAGCGCTAAACAGTGCGTGGTGAATGTAAGCGTCAAGGCCAGGACCTCGGCTGTGAAGAACGGTGTCCTCATTTGCGCGTACGGCAACGAGAGCAACGAGTCCGTTCCAGAAGTAACACTGAATTCCCAGAACAACTCGCTGACTATCCTGTGTGGCAGTGAGGGACAGATGGAGCCGACCAAGGAATCTTTGACAGCCTACCACTGCGCCGGCTCCGACACATTGGACTGCAAGGAGGTGAACCTGACCGAGATCATGCCGACCTTCACATCGAGCTGGTGGACAACGGATTCGAACAACGGTAACGCGCCTAAACTCGTGATTCCGGAAGACGGCTTTCCTGCTCAGGAAGAAACGATTGTGTTGGGTTGCAACCCAGACATCGCCGGAACTTCGAAGGCTCCTGCCGGTGATCAAaccgcagctgcagcgcTGCCGACCTGCAAGGTGAAGATGACACTCAGTCCCCAGACCTCCGGTTCACTGACTACGAACGCTTCCTTCCACAGATTGTTTGTTCTGGTATCAAttccgcttttctttcttggGACATACTGA